In the genome of Triticum urartu cultivar G1812 chromosome 5, Tu2.1, whole genome shotgun sequence, one region contains:
- the LOC125510260 gene encoding probable 26S proteasome non-ATPase regulatory subunit 3 produces the protein MPEDVEMNDSAQPAPVAAPAAADAPAPAPALSTLQHLKEIASVVEAGSLTKEVRRISRAVRLTVALRRRLAAPDVAAFLAFALPASSEAFTRLSPLLPKEDGSEMDVDAAAPAAQVSIKHGLPEIEIYCYLLVLIFLIDHKKYDEAKACANSSIARLKNLNRRTVDVLASRLYSYYSYVHELTNSLAEIRGTLLGLHRMATLHHDELGQETLLNLLLRNYLHYNLYDQAEKLRSKAPRFEAHSNQQFCRYLFYLGKIRTIQLEYTDAKESLLQAARKAPTAARGFRIQCNKWAILVRLLLGEIPERTVFMQKGMKAALTPYFELTNAVRVGDLEVFRAVAEKFGSIFSADRTSNLIVRLRHNVIRTGLRNISISYSRISLADIAKKLRLDTKTAVADAESIVAKAIRDGAIDATIDHANGWVVSKETGDVYSTNEPQAAFNSRIAFCLNMHNEAVKALRFPPNSHKEKESAEKRRERLQQEEELAKHMAEEDDDDF, from the exons ATGCCGGAGGACGTCGAGATGAATGACTCCGCCCagcccgcccccgtcgccgctCCTGCGGCCGCCGAcgcgcccgcgcccgcgcccgctCTCTCCACCCTGCAGC ATCTGAAGGAGATCGCGTCCGTGGTCGAGGCGGGGTCGCTGACCAAGGAGGTCCGCCGGATCTCCCGCGCCGTCCGCCTCACCGtcgccctgcgccgccgcctcgccgcccccgACGTCGCGGCCTTCCTCGCCTTCGCGCTGCCCGCTTCCTCCGAGGCCTTCACCCGCCtctcccctctcctccccaag GAAGATGGAAGTGAGATGGATGTTGACGCTGCAGCTCCAGCTGCTCAAGTTTCAATCAAGCATGGACTCCCAGAGATTGAAATATACTGCTACCTGCTTGTGTTGATTTTCCTTATTGATCACAAGAAATATGATGAG GCTAAAGCATGTGCAAACTCTAGCATTGCTCGTTTGAAGAATCTCAACAGGAGGACTGTTGATGTTTTGGCTTCTAGGCTGTATTCGTATTACTCGTATGTCCATGAACTCACCAACAGCCTTGCTGAAATTCGTGG AACTCTCCTTGGGTTGCACAGGATGGCAACTCTTCACCATGATGAGCTTGGGCAG GAAACTCTTCTTAACCTGCTTCTTCGCAATTACCTCCACTACAACCTATATGATCAGGCAGAAAAACTTAGGTCAAAGGCACCGCGTTTTGAAGCACATTCCAATCAGCAG TTCTGCCGCTATCTGTTCTACTTGGGAAAAATTAGAACAATTCAGCTCGAATACACTGATGCTAAAGAGAGCCTCTTGCAAGCAGCACGGAAAGCACCCACTGCAGCTCGTGGATTCCGCATCCAATGCAACAAATGGGCTATACTAGTAAGGCTACTTTTAGGGGAGATACCAGAGAGAACTGTTTTCATGCAGAAAGGAATGAAGGCGGCTTTGACACCATATTTTGAGCTTACAAAT GCTGTTCGAGTTGGGGACTTAGAAGTGTTTAGAGCTGTTGCAGAGAAATTTGGGAGCATTTTCAGTGCCGACAGGACATCCAATTTGATTGTGAGGCTGCGCCACAACGTCATCCGGACTGGACTGCGCAACATTAGCATTTCCTACTCACGTATCTCCCTTGCTGACATTGCCAAGAAACTGAGGCTAGATACTAAGACTGCTGTTGCTGATGCTGAGAGCATTGTAGCCAAGGCCATCAGAGATGGGGCAATTGATGCCACCATCGATCATGCCAATGGTTGGGTGGTGTCGAAAGAGACTGGCGACGTGTACTCAACAAACGAGCCACAGGCTGCGTTCAACTCCAGGATTGCGTTCTGCCTGAACATGCACAACGAGGCAGTCAAGGCTCTGAGGTTCCCCCCGAATTCTCACAAGGAAAAGGAGAGTGCAGAGAAGAGGCGTGAGAGACTCCAGCAGGAGGAAGAACTTGCAAAACACATGGCCGAGGAGGACGATGATGACTTCTAG